Below is a genomic region from Raphanus sativus cultivar WK10039 chromosome 4, ASM80110v3, whole genome shotgun sequence.
CACTTTCCACCCACCCCTCCTTAACCTCACACTCCACATCATGTTCGCATCAGTCATGGGATTCCCATCTGACGAGAAGCTGATCAAGGAGAGCGAGGAGAAGCTCGCTGCTGTGCTCGATGTCTACGAGGCACAGCTCTCCAAGAGCAAGTACTTGGCTGGTGACTTCGTCAGCTTGGCTGATTTGGCTCACCTCCCTTTCACTGATTACTTGGTTGGACCCATCGGTAAGGCTTACATGATCAAAGACAGGAAGCACGTGAGCGCGTGGTGGGATGATATTAGCAGCCGTCCTGCCTGGAAGGAGACTATTGAGAAGTACTCATTCCCTGCTTAAAGATGATTATGATGATCATcattgttcttgttcttgtttttgaGTTTCTAAGCAATGTTTGTGTTTTTTAATAAAGAGTGGAACTGTATGCCTCCTCTTATCTTATGTATGTCACCTCTGTCTCTTCTGTTTCATATTGTAACTTGTGTGATTGAGTTGAGGTTTGAATCTAGAGGAACTTAATAATCCATCTTTTGCTTAGCACATTCCAACTACATTTTGATTATTCTCACCATTCATGCAGGAAAGAAAATGCAATGTGCACACAAACATCACATCATTCAaacaattaaaagtttaaacaCACATCTCTTTGTTCTTCCCAAGTCATTACCAAAGAGGTTGCTGATAGATAAACAACCTCTTACATCATACCCCAATCTTGGTTGCTTAAACACATGATCTGAGATTCTTGATTCAGTTTAGGCTTATTAGACGTTTGACCTCAGATGAGAGATGTGTACAACAAGATGTTACTCTCTGGCTCTTGTTCTGGACTTGTATTTATGTATTGAGAGATGTTATTTGCTTAGCACATTCCAACCACATTTTGATTTATTGTCACCATTCATGCAAGAAAGAAAATGCAATGTGCACACAAACATAACATCATTCaacaattaaaagtttaaacaCACATCTCTTTGTTCTTCCCAAGTCATTACCAAGTCAGAAAGAAACTCAAGAGGTTGCTGATAGATAAGACAAAGTGTTTAGAGGCACAAGCAAAGCCAAATAGCAACTCTTTTTGGTTTGTTAGAATGATTTAAGTCTCCAGACATTACCAACACATCAAAGAGTATATGAAAAATGTACCAAGGTCTCTACTACCATTTATTCATCAAGGCTGATGGTGAAAAGACTCGGGAGGCAGATCATTGCGTGGAACAACGTTAGATTCAGGAGTTACTACTGTGATATCCAAGCTGTTACCTCTGTCTCGTTCAGTCTCTGCAGATATTTCTCTTACATCAGAAACTCTCGCCTCCGTTGTTGCCTGAATATCATTCCATTCGTTTTCTCCAACCGGAGCCTGAGGAGCGTGAGCGTTTACTACCTGATCTTCACTCATATGGACTACATTCTCTCCCGGCAAAGAGGATGTTCTCGAAACGCTCAAACATGCTTTGTCCACAtccttctctgtttcttttgtCATCGGAAGAGACGTTTCGCCGTTTGTAGATTCAGTCTTCTCCTCAAACACTTGCTCCGTCTCTAGTTGCTGCCTGTTCATTCAAATGATTATGACACTTTATCATAACAGTGAGTTtccttgagagagagagagattcagaTATGCTTAACCTTTGAAGCTGGGTTTGTAACATATTCACATATGCTAAAAGCTCTTGCTTCTCCGTCCAAGCAGCCGCCTCTCTCTGAGAAGCTTCCTTCGCTTTTGCTTCACCACTTGCTTCTGCGACTCTTGCTTTCTCTTCAGCTCTCACAACAGCTCCTTCGAGTATGACAACACGCTCTCTTGCTTTTCCAAGCTCAGACCGCCACAGATGTGCCTCTTTGAGAGCAGAGTCTCTTTCCTTAACCAATTGATCTTTTTCCCTACTCAGATTAGAAGTCTTCTCTTCCAGTTCCTTGAGCTACATTGGGATATACAACAATCAATAAATAACAACGaagatgaatatatatatacatctgtACATGACAAGGCCTCGTTACCTTGGATATAGCTGCTTCTTGCTGTCTCTCTGAGTTTTTAGATAAGCGCTCAAGTTCCACACAGACAATTCTCCTTTGTTCATCCATTGTATGAGCTGCAGATGCCGCCGCTACAGCTGCTTCAGCCGTCTCTGATAGCTTATCTGCTAACTCTTTTATCGTTGCGTCACGAGAACGAAGTTCTCGCGCCAAGTTCTGTAGTTCTTCATCTTTCACACGCAGGGTTTCCTGCAACATGTAAGTAGCTCAATAAAGCTAACCTAGACAGAGAACGAAATCTAACTCTTTAATGTCACATAGAGTTTCTTGTAAGATGTCTCTATGCTATATGCAGTGAAAGAGAGATGCAAAAACAGCCAACCTTCATTATAGTCAAATCATCTAGCGGTCCGTCCATCGGTTTATTGGCCGTAATTTTCAAAGCATTCCTCAGAGAGACCTGCATTGCAGCTTGGATCTCTTTGGAACATTCCAGTGCCGTTGAATTGGCAGCGGCAACAACGGTTGCAACCGTACCGAGTGTTGAAGAACCACTTCCGCTTAGAGAATCAACAGCCTCCTTGTGCGCCTTGAGAACTAGCTGTGTCGCACTGAAAATATTCCCAAGGGCCAAACAAAGGATAAAGCGTGGTGGCATCTCTAAGAGATTGGTAagctataaaataaaaaaagagagaaagatcaaGAACATACTGTAAGGTAGTAACCCAAGCTTTAGCTGCACCAGGAGTCTCTGCACACAAAAAGTAATCTTTCTTCTGTGGGGTACTAATATCTAAATCACGTTGAagaaaaaactcaactttacaATCAATCACTCATCTCCTTTCAGACAAAAGACAGAACTGTAAATAACTTTCCCAACATTATACTAGTAACAAGGATACAGATACAGCAACCATTATATTTCGGAAGCCCCctgaaacacaaaagaaaat
It encodes:
- the LOC108854529 gene encoding glutathione S-transferase F9, yielding MVLKVYGPHFASPKRALVTLIEKGVPFETIPVDLMKGEHKQPAYLALQPFGTVPAVVDGDYKIFESRAVMRYVAEKYRSQGPDLLGKTVEDRGQVEQWLDVEATTFHPPLLNLTLHIMFASVMGFPSDEKLIKESEEKLAAVLDVYEAQLSKSKYLAGDFVSLADLAHLPFTDYLVGPIGKAYMIKDRKHVSAWWDDISSRPAWKETIEKYSFPA
- the LOC108854528 gene encoding uncharacterized protein LOC108854528, with product MASNGSSPRPVDATDNSLERIKRQLATGSGRNLLQGPLYKRSETLRKWNERWVILDPTTGKMEYKTRRNEPAIKGTILFDENSTITVSPVNFQGLPKYNGCCIYISTPQKKDYFLCAETPGAAKAWVTTLHATQLVLKAHKEAVDSLSGSGSSTLGTVATVVAAANSTALECSKEIQAAMQVSLRNALKITANKPMDGPLDDLTIMKETLRVKDEELQNLARELRSRDATIKELADKLSETAEAAVAAASAAHTMDEQRRIVCVELERLSKNSERQQEAAISKLKELEEKTSNLSREKDQLVKERDSALKEAHLWRSELGKARERVVILEGAVVRAEEKARVAEASGEAKAKEASQREAAAWTEKQELLAYVNMLQTQLQRQQLETEQVFEEKTESTNGETSLPMTKETEKDVDKACLSVSRTSSLPGENVVHMSEDQVVNAHAPQAPVGENEWNDIQATTEARVSDVREISAETERDRGNSLDITVVTPESNVVPRNDLPPESFHHQP